One genomic window of Leptospira harrisiae includes the following:
- a CDS encoding AZOBR_p60025 family cell surface glycopolymer formation protein has protein sequence MQNGSVKLYQLCFLLVFYILGVGILIYFKIAPYDHSLSALIGIWEGFYEINPNLVDTNFVIYKSGGYDGQFFYFLAKDLFDSSDWDLIVDSYHFRFHRLGLSLFAGAASKLLGFAYYPITTLIILFSTFLVSVICLYSLLPETKKWFVVFYLFSPFSLNANLLLVADSLFVSFGIIAFYFFKNKKHSLSVFFFFLMVITRELGVLFLIPIIYKAFIEKNWKHMFAYSIPGITFLCLVVFGLIHPPNHLGTNPLGFRDMTDLPLFGFFKSFQDHGSFQFKLKEFPKILFFILFFSISIVSLQSIKNNFSKDIYILVPIFGSLFVILIAEQGYWRSFDNLSRMFTLILPFSLLLENKLKNLFLPLFLSISLSLFVFLIVRIIWITPTKEFFFSL, from the coding sequence TTGCAAAATGGAAGTGTGAAGCTCTACCAACTTTGTTTTCTATTGGTTTTCTACATTTTGGGAGTAGGGATACTTATTTATTTCAAAATCGCACCCTATGACCATTCCCTTTCAGCATTAATTGGAATTTGGGAAGGGTTTTACGAAATCAATCCCAACCTGGTAGATACAAATTTTGTAATCTACAAATCCGGCGGATATGATGGGCAATTTTTCTACTTTCTCGCAAAAGATCTGTTTGATTCCTCAGATTGGGATTTGATTGTAGATTCTTATCATTTCCGCTTTCATCGTTTAGGGCTTTCTCTGTTTGCAGGTGCCGCTTCAAAATTATTGGGGTTTGCTTATTACCCGATCACCACACTCATCATTTTATTTTCTACTTTTTTGGTCTCTGTTATTTGTTTGTATTCCTTACTTCCAGAAACCAAAAAGTGGTTTGTTGTTTTTTATTTGTTTTCTCCATTTTCACTGAACGCCAATTTACTTTTAGTTGCCGATTCTCTATTTGTTAGTTTCGGAATCATTGCATTTTATTTTTTCAAAAACAAAAAACACAGTTTGTCTGTTTTCTTTTTTTTCCTGATGGTGATCACTCGCGAGTTAGGGGTTTTATTTTTAATTCCGATCATTTATAAAGCATTCATAGAAAAAAACTGGAAACATATGTTTGCCTATTCAATTCCCGGAATCACATTTTTATGTTTGGTAGTTTTTGGACTCATCCATCCGCCAAATCATTTGGGGACAAACCCCCTTGGTTTCAGAGACATGACAGACTTACCTTTATTTGGTTTTTTTAAAAGTTTTCAAGACCATGGTTCTTTTCAGTTCAAATTAAAAGAATTTCCAAAAATTTTATTTTTCATCTTATTCTTTTCTATTTCCATTGTCTCTCTTCAATCGATAAAAAACAATTTTTCAAAGGATATATATATACTTGTTCCAATTTTCGGAAGTTTGTTTGTCATTCTTATTGCCGAACAAGGCTATTGGCGATCCTTTGATAACCTAAGTCGAATGTTTACACTCATACTGCCATTTTCCTTGTTATTAGAAAATAAGCTTAAAAACCTTTTTTTACCTTTATTTTTAAGTATTTCTCTTAGTTTGTTTGTTTTTTTAATTGTAAGGATCATCTGGATCACACCCACAAAGGAGTTCTTTTTTAGCCTATGA
- a CDS encoding MBOAT family O-acyltransferase, with protein sequence MATSLSFWICLRWLSVNFWQKNVFGRAENSLSLIVYLLVISALFYCYWTPIYFLLLVWVACVDFSVSRALDLLSGRRIRLALLLLSLSNSLGILFFFKYGHFIAENWAIIVGLPLDPAKFWDQWLLPVGISFYTFQSVSYVVDVYRRELNSERNFLSYLLFLSFFPQLVAGPIVTAKSFLPQIRRPLPFIRIPVLFAFFLILLGLFKKMVLADHLGEISDLAFSKPGDVSTKTLWMGMFSYSMQIYCDFSGYTDIAQGTALLFGFRLPENFRMPYLASGFSEFWTRWHISLSQWLKKYIYFSLGGNRIGPLFTYRNLFLVMAIGGLWHGASWNFVVWGCCHGILLIIERWVSHHFSSESTLWIRPIQILGTFILVSLLWVFFRSADFSTALCYLQGLFSKKEGFSLPYTFEMNFLYCLFIILIGHIWGSFYFKDNKQLLDGLRKWENSLGKTAFFGVLASVSLVLIVLLSAESKPFVYFVF encoded by the coding sequence TTGGCGACCTCGCTATCCTTTTGGATTTGTTTGCGTTGGTTAAGTGTCAATTTTTGGCAGAAAAACGTTTTCGGAAGGGCAGAAAATAGCTTATCATTAATCGTTTACTTGCTTGTTATCAGTGCTTTATTTTATTGTTATTGGACTCCTATTTATTTTCTGCTTCTGGTTTGGGTTGCTTGTGTGGATTTTTCGGTCTCACGGGCCTTGGATTTACTGAGCGGAAGACGAATTCGCTTAGCTTTACTTCTTCTGTCTTTATCCAATAGCCTTGGTATTCTATTTTTCTTTAAGTATGGGCATTTTATTGCTGAAAATTGGGCAATTATTGTTGGCCTGCCCCTCGACCCTGCAAAGTTTTGGGACCAATGGCTCCTACCTGTAGGAATTTCCTTTTATACGTTTCAATCTGTTTCTTATGTAGTCGACGTTTACAGACGAGAATTGAATTCAGAAAGAAATTTCCTTTCGTATTTGCTCTTTTTATCTTTTTTCCCTCAGTTAGTGGCGGGACCGATTGTGACCGCAAAGTCTTTTTTGCCTCAAATCCGTAGGCCTCTCCCCTTTATTCGGATTCCTGTCCTTTTTGCCTTTTTTCTGATTTTGTTAGGATTATTCAAAAAGATGGTATTGGCAGACCATTTAGGAGAGATTTCAGATTTAGCTTTTTCGAAACCTGGGGATGTCTCTACCAAGACGTTATGGATGGGAATGTTCAGTTATTCGATGCAGATCTATTGTGATTTTTCTGGATATACTGATATTGCCCAGGGCACGGCACTTCTTTTTGGTTTCCGATTGCCTGAAAATTTTAGGATGCCATACCTTGCCTCTGGCTTTTCTGAATTTTGGACTCGGTGGCATATTTCTCTTTCACAGTGGCTCAAAAAATACATTTACTTTTCGTTAGGTGGAAATCGGATCGGGCCACTATTTACTTATAGGAATCTTTTTTTAGTGATGGCCATTGGAGGGCTTTGGCATGGGGCCTCTTGGAATTTCGTGGTTTGGGGGTGCTGTCATGGAATTTTACTCATTATTGAAAGATGGGTATCTCACCACTTCTCTAGTGAATCCACCTTATGGATCCGACCAATACAAATCTTGGGAACTTTTATTTTAGTCAGTTTGCTTTGGGTATTCTTTCGAAGTGCTGATTTTAGCACGGCTCTGTGCTACCTACAGGGCCTTTTTTCAAAAAAAGAGGGTTTTTCGCTTCCTTATACATTTGAAATGAACTTTTTATACTGTTTATTTATCATTTTGATCGGCCATATTTGGGGGAGTTTTTATTTTAAGGACAATAAGCAGTTGTTAGATGGATTGAGAAAATGGGAGAATTCATTAGGAAAAACGGCCTTTTTTGGAGTTTTGGCTTCTGTTTCACTCGTTTTGATTGTATTGTTATCGGCCGAAAGTAAACCTTTTGTGTATTTTGTTTTTTAG
- a CDS encoding ParB/RepB/Spo0J family partition protein, translating to MSSKSKRLGTLADIYQAENLDGTIRTIRMDRIEPSEHQPRQERKKGIEELAQTLKADGLLQPIIVSKGEREGSYKIIAGERRYHAAKSLGWSEIECKILNRPDKEIYKLAVIENLQRENLSPYEEVDALLFLKNSHNYTDQELGDLFGKSRSYMTEVLSITSMSKVDLEKCKKNEIYNKNLLVQAAQAAKKGSLDEFLTLFHKGALKTVRDAKDFNKQTKSNESNPTKTSLLSGYKIRRSGNGIQILSDDEILLGDIYKFIRKELVKKYGDSA from the coding sequence ATGAGCTCAAAAAGTAAACGACTCGGAACTCTTGCCGATATCTACCAAGCGGAAAATTTGGACGGAACCATTCGGACCATTCGAATGGACCGAATCGAACCATCTGAACACCAACCTAGACAAGAAAGAAAAAAGGGAATTGAGGAACTAGCCCAGACCCTTAAGGCCGATGGGCTTCTACAGCCGATCATCGTGTCCAAAGGCGAACGAGAGGGTTCTTACAAAATCATCGCAGGCGAACGAAGATACCATGCTGCAAAATCTTTGGGTTGGTCCGAAATCGAATGCAAAATCTTAAACCGTCCAGATAAAGAAATTTATAAATTAGCTGTCATAGAAAACTTACAAAGGGAAAATCTCTCCCCCTATGAAGAAGTAGATGCCCTTCTCTTTTTAAAAAATTCCCACAACTACACAGATCAAGAGTTAGGTGACCTTTTCGGGAAAAGCCGTAGCTACATGACGGAAGTCCTCTCCATCACCTCTATGTCAAAAGTTGATTTAGAAAAATGCAAAAAAAACGAAATCTACAATAAGAACCTTTTGGTGCAAGCTGCCCAAGCCGCCAAAAAGGGAAGTCTAGACGAATTTTTAACCCTCTTCCACAAGGGAGCTTTGAAGACTGTCCGAGATGCAAAGGACTTTAACAAACAAACAAAATCAAATGAATCCAATCCTACTAAAACTTCCCTACTTTCCGGGTATAAAATAAGAAGGTCTGGAAACGGAATCCAAATCCTTTCGGATGATGAAATCCTCCTTGGAGATATCTATAAATTCATCCGCAAAGAATTGGTCAAAAAATACGGCGACTCGGCATAA
- a CDS encoding phosphatidylinositol phospholipase: protein MSQPKRVAFQKFLNAMRKLSTEVNDSEICKRLEILMATSKDDLPLAHVNQLLQDAKNFDPKTIPEPYTQYVRHFIYMVKRNGRVPSDLLSGEEERSVDRSGSKSSKKSSIAGSSKSKRSTAKPTIPLKKGKTSPKSTSKKS from the coding sequence ATGTCTCAGCCGAAGCGAGTTGCCTTCCAAAAATTTCTCAACGCCATGCGAAAACTTTCAACCGAAGTCAATGACTCGGAGATTTGCAAACGATTGGAAATTCTTATGGCAACCAGTAAAGACGACCTCCCTTTGGCACATGTCAACCAGCTCCTCCAAGACGCAAAAAACTTCGATCCAAAGACCATCCCTGAGCCATACACTCAGTATGTCCGACATTTCATCTATATGGTCAAACGCAATGGCAGGGTCCCAAGCGATCTTTTGTCAGGAGAAGAGGAAAGGTCTGTCGATCGCTCTGGCTCAAAGTCATCTAAAAAGTCATCAATTGCAGGCAGTTCTAAATCCAAACGATCCACAGCTAAACCCACAATTCCTTTAAAAAAGGGGAAGACTTCCCCTAAATCTACTTCCAAAAAGTCTTAA
- a CDS encoding helix-turn-helix domain-containing protein, whose amino-acid sequence MPSQAISLLASEITGKDWMESVLPNLWERLCTELGFSSGVVVLKAENEDSFYESSSFGYGEDGFYYSFLNRDSLHWEELMNSQEPVFFSGTEFELFGKKTNAMAVPIRSGQREIGFILVEIEESSEVPAGIFISLFSEKIGKEWGRTKPQTPQLVLNNQENSQALYRQEIPNLDLAVSEFSKQKVLSILGPPGSGKKSLAKWIHQNHLPGAPFLVIESLPEHFGKLEKALSAWGSESRNGSLVLVGIHTLNLGQQQILSDWWSKSGHSGSLFLLGPEEMGQELLPEFERFLRKNSLVLPSLRFLPKLKLQTLVRAIFEELCSSQNRSGLQLGESSLQELVSRSYSENFTDLRNAILTGILTCRSNQVELSDLEPGRFKMDLEIPDAEDLDLRRGTEALERQKILLAMRIFSGNQIRMAKALGISRGSLQYKMKQLGLI is encoded by the coding sequence ATGCCTTCCCAAGCCATTTCCCTACTTGCCTCTGAAATTACGGGCAAGGATTGGATGGAATCTGTCCTTCCCAATCTCTGGGAAAGGTTATGTACGGAGCTTGGGTTTTCGTCGGGTGTAGTGGTATTGAAAGCTGAGAACGAAGATTCCTTTTATGAATCTTCCAGTTTTGGTTATGGCGAAGACGGCTTTTATTATTCTTTTTTGAATCGAGATTCCTTACATTGGGAAGAGCTTATGAATTCCCAAGAGCCAGTGTTTTTTTCTGGAACTGAGTTCGAATTGTTTGGAAAAAAAACTAATGCCATGGCAGTTCCCATTCGCTCTGGGCAAAGGGAAATCGGATTTATTCTGGTCGAAATTGAAGAATCCTCCGAGGTTCCAGCTGGAATTTTTATCTCTCTTTTTTCTGAAAAAATTGGGAAGGAATGGGGAAGGACAAAACCTCAAACACCGCAGTTGGTCCTCAATAATCAAGAAAATTCGCAAGCCCTCTATCGCCAAGAAATCCCCAATCTGGATTTGGCAGTATCCGAATTTTCTAAACAGAAGGTTCTTTCTATCCTTGGTCCTCCCGGGTCTGGGAAAAAAAGTTTAGCCAAATGGATTCACCAAAACCATTTACCGGGGGCTCCTTTTTTGGTTATTGAATCTTTACCTGAACATTTTGGAAAACTGGAAAAAGCTCTTTCTGCTTGGGGGAGTGAATCTCGGAATGGGAGTTTGGTTTTAGTAGGGATCCACACTTTGAATCTGGGGCAACAACAAATTCTCTCCGATTGGTGGTCCAAGTCGGGTCATTCCGGGTCGTTATTTTTGTTAGGACCGGAAGAAATGGGCCAAGAATTATTGCCTGAGTTTGAAAGATTTTTGAGAAAAAATTCGTTGGTACTACCATCGCTAAGGTTTCTTCCAAAACTAAAATTGCAAACTTTGGTTCGGGCCATATTTGAAGAACTGTGTAGTTCGCAGAACCGATCGGGTTTGCAGTTAGGGGAATCGAGTTTGCAAGAATTGGTTTCTAGGTCTTATTCTGAAAATTTTACCGATTTAAGGAATGCTATTTTAACAGGAATTTTGACCTGTAGGTCAAACCAAGTGGAACTTTCTGATTTGGAACCTGGAAGATTTAAGATGGATTTAGAGATTCCTGATGCCGAAGATTTAGACTTGCGGCGCGGGACAGAGGCCTTAGAAAGGCAGAAGATTCTTCTGGCGATGCGGATCTTTTCGGGCAACCAAATCCGGATGGCAAAGGCCTTGGGTATTTCGAGAGGTTCCCTTCAGTATAAAATGAAACAGCTTGGGTTAATTTAA
- a CDS encoding discoidin domain-containing protein — protein MKDHLIRTSHPYSLPIKSVSTSGTFEIKNEEFLSFFEEKEQSSLSSIIFKFDDVVYFNGIELLPGKDGLDFFPDSFRFELSHDGKYWEPILQESSFRKSFKTSAKWLFSLTSARYVKFVSKISRKASNGKNRISFGQLKILITGVQSIQASSELDRLAVKENLFDTRPDYGWSSKKKEEPEDEYLILDMGSVNRIEEMRMLTKNDPTTNFPERFVTYYSEDDITWHQLHEENFFLSEPGTWYKWRFSPVNLRYLKLVFFQEKQSNKKDYVTEVIELELYSSPDKKDYGGPAREPLPYASVLRSGIIRLAVDGEVKEGVVVQANDRRLRDATTEYRGIVELASDGEEKPGVAVQGNDKRLKIATELTHGLVRLSRSGEARPGLVVQSDDERLRSASTDHPGIVELALDGETRPGVAVQGNDSRLRVATKKSVGLVQLADAGEVAVDKVVTGDDPRLRDATTTAKGIVQLASNGGEEPNTVVQGNDKRLKHASTELHGIVQLAHSGETKPGAVVQGNDKRLAKAGFQDAGIVLLANHGEAVPGKVVLSDDPRLSDKRDPKPHTHSYAEKEHDFNSHTGLLKITGEAEASSKGFVPPQANDAIIFGKNTKVGAGVVGVSVGTGVSGYGESVGVSGISKGQASKKSAGILGAGTTAPGGRFVSQSDYALIVDGKGIPEIELSGSGKAIYANGESLFEGNLRITREGGEECIARYFRLDGKDVVTAGDLLIATEEPGVLGRSKHPYSTNVIGVCVANAHVVFGKQEKAVEYVLVALLGMTKIHVDATQVPIYPGDLLVSGLSSGHAVKADPAKLKPGMLVAKAIEACKRDKGSILCMLTFS, from the coding sequence ATGAAAGATCATTTAATTCGCACAAGCCACCCCTACTCTTTACCCATCAAATCAGTATCCACTTCTGGAACCTTTGAAATCAAAAATGAAGAATTTTTATCCTTTTTCGAAGAAAAGGAACAGTCCTCCCTTTCCTCCATCATCTTCAAGTTTGATGACGTTGTGTATTTCAATGGGATAGAGCTTTTGCCAGGGAAAGACGGATTGGATTTTTTCCCTGACTCTTTCCGATTTGAATTGTCCCATGATGGAAAGTATTGGGAACCGATCTTACAAGAGTCTTCTTTTCGAAAATCCTTTAAAACTTCCGCAAAATGGCTATTTTCTCTCACTAGCGCCCGTTATGTGAAGTTTGTATCCAAAATTTCTAGAAAGGCAAGTAACGGAAAAAATCGGATTAGTTTTGGTCAATTGAAGATTCTTATCACTGGGGTTCAATCCATCCAGGCAAGTTCGGAATTGGATAGATTAGCTGTGAAAGAAAATCTTTTTGATACAAGGCCAGATTATGGATGGTCTTCTAAAAAGAAGGAAGAACCAGAAGACGAATATTTGATTTTGGATATGGGTTCCGTGAATCGCATTGAAGAGATGCGAATGCTGACTAAAAATGATCCAACAACAAATTTTCCGGAACGTTTTGTTACTTATTATAGCGAAGATGATATTACTTGGCACCAGTTGCATGAAGAAAATTTCTTTTTGTCGGAACCTGGCACTTGGTATAAATGGAGATTTTCTCCTGTTAACTTACGGTATTTGAAATTAGTTTTTTTTCAAGAGAAACAATCAAATAAAAAAGATTATGTGACAGAAGTCATCGAACTCGAGTTATATTCTAGTCCAGATAAAAAAGATTATGGTGGACCAGCAAGGGAACCTCTTCCTTATGCTTCAGTCCTACGTTCCGGGATCATTCGTTTGGCAGTAGATGGGGAAGTGAAAGAAGGTGTTGTGGTTCAAGCCAACGACAGAAGGTTGCGCGACGCCACTACCGAATACCGAGGAATTGTGGAATTGGCCTCAGACGGGGAAGAAAAACCTGGTGTTGCCGTTCAAGGAAATGATAAACGACTAAAAATCGCCACCGAACTAACACATGGTCTTGTAAGGTTGTCTCGGAGTGGCGAAGCAAGGCCAGGTCTTGTGGTTCAGTCGGACGATGAACGATTGCGGAGTGCCTCCACAGATCATCCAGGAATCGTGGAACTAGCATTAGATGGAGAAACTCGTCCGGGAGTTGCAGTCCAAGGTAATGATTCTAGATTGCGTGTGGCCACTAAAAAATCGGTTGGACTTGTTCAGTTGGCAGATGCAGGTGAAGTTGCTGTAGATAAAGTTGTGACAGGCGATGATCCACGATTAAGAGATGCGACAACCACTGCAAAAGGAATTGTACAACTGGCATCAAACGGTGGAGAAGAGCCAAACACTGTAGTGCAAGGGAACGACAAACGTTTGAAACATGCGAGTACCGAACTTCATGGAATTGTGCAACTCGCTCATTCAGGTGAAACCAAACCAGGCGCTGTGGTTCAAGGGAATGACAAACGTTTGGCGAAGGCTGGGTTTCAGGATGCAGGAATTGTCCTACTTGCGAACCATGGAGAAGCGGTTCCGGGTAAGGTAGTGTTATCTGATGATCCAAGATTGTCAGACAAACGAGATCCAAAACCTCATACTCATTCTTATGCAGAAAAAGAACATGATTTTAATTCTCATACAGGACTACTGAAAATCACAGGAGAGGCAGAAGCCTCCTCCAAAGGATTTGTCCCTCCTCAGGCAAATGATGCGATCATTTTTGGAAAAAATACTAAAGTGGGAGCTGGTGTAGTTGGAGTTTCTGTTGGCACAGGTGTATCTGGATACGGGGAATCTGTGGGAGTCTCGGGAATTTCTAAAGGACAGGCATCCAAAAAATCGGCAGGGATTTTAGGTGCCGGCACGACGGCACCAGGTGGTCGTTTCGTTTCTCAATCCGATTATGCATTGATCGTTGATGGAAAAGGGATTCCTGAAATTGAACTTTCTGGTTCTGGCAAAGCAATTTATGCCAATGGTGAATCTTTGTTTGAAGGGAATCTTCGCATTACAAGAGAAGGTGGCGAAGAGTGTATTGCTCGTTACTTTAGATTGGATGGCAAAGATGTGGTGACGGCTGGAGACTTGCTGATTGCAACAGAGGAACCGGGAGTTTTGGGAAGATCCAAACACCCCTATTCCACCAATGTCATAGGTGTTTGTGTGGCCAATGCACATGTGGTGTTTGGAAAACAAGAAAAGGCTGTGGAATACGTTCTTGTGGCCTTACTAGGAATGACTAAAATCCATGTAGATGCAACACAAGTTCCTATTTATCCGGGAGATCTTTTGGTATCAGGGCTTTCCTCTGGCCATGCTGTGAAAGCAGATCCGGCAAAACTGAAACCAGGAATGCTTGTGGCAAAAGCCATTGAAGCTTGTAAACGAGACAAAGGAAGTATCCTTTGTATGTTAACTTTCTCCTAA
- a CDS encoding 1,4-dihydroxy-6-naphthoate synthase, translating to MISLAYSPCPNDTFLFYHLIRNTNYPVREELYDVENLNEFAFQGRFPVTKLSFAAYFHIIEKYILLETGSALGRGCGPILVRKKNSKTDLNNYKQLYIPGLLTTANLLLSLYTNGTQKPTALRYDEIIPKVLSEEESLGVIIHEERFTYEERGMEKVVDLGEWWEKSTGYPIPLGAIAIRRDIPRKEALLFQSNLRESLNAAYSEPKEMMDYIRSNSQNKDDAVIKSHINLYVNNFTKNLGNEGHGAVEYLLRRAIEAGFIKKPTSQPLFLGES from the coding sequence ATGATTTCTTTAGCTTATTCCCCATGCCCAAACGATACATTTCTTTTTTACCATTTGATTCGAAACACGAATTACCCAGTCAGGGAAGAATTATACGATGTGGAAAACTTAAATGAATTCGCATTCCAAGGGAGATTTCCAGTCACAAAACTTTCGTTTGCTGCTTATTTCCATATCATTGAAAAATACATTTTATTAGAAACCGGATCTGCTTTAGGAAGAGGTTGTGGTCCCATCCTTGTCAGAAAAAAAAATTCCAAAACAGACTTAAACAATTACAAACAATTGTATATACCAGGTTTACTTACTACAGCAAACCTACTTTTGTCTTTATACACGAATGGAACACAAAAACCAACGGCACTTCGTTACGATGAGATCATTCCAAAGGTTTTGAGTGAAGAAGAAAGTCTTGGTGTCATCATCCATGAAGAAAGATTCACCTACGAAGAAAGAGGAATGGAAAAAGTAGTAGATCTAGGGGAATGGTGGGAAAAATCAACAGGATACCCGATCCCTTTAGGGGCTATCGCAATTCGAAGAGATATACCTCGCAAAGAGGCACTTTTATTCCAATCCAATCTCAGAGAAAGCCTTAATGCAGCATATTCAGAACCCAAAGAAATGATGGATTATATTCGCTCAAATTCACAAAACAAAGATGATGCGGTGATCAAATCCCATATCAACTTGTATGTAAATAATTTTACAAAAAACTTAGGGAATGAAGGGCACGGGGCAGTAGAGTATTTACTGAGAAGGGCGATTGAGGCAGGTTTTATAAAAAAACCCACCTCCCAGCCTTTGTTCTTAGGAGAAAGTTAA
- a CDS encoding ParA family protein, whose translation MITIAVANQKGGEGKTTTSLNLAMGLARRNLKTLLIDMDPQANSTGIFLNPETVEKDLAHLFQNSANLKEIIAPAYNEHLWIAPSSMRLAEMETVSVNSVEAPYILRDSLSGIKDFDFVIIDCPPSLSIFTVNSLVAANYVLIPLQAEKFSMDGIMGLQQTISSIKKRINPDLEILGALITQLKPQTLLTKTILPVLTKYFRIFDHTISDGVAIGESHLAKKSVFDYNKTSRQSQEYEGFIEEVLNELKK comes from the coding sequence ATGATCACCATTGCAGTTGCAAACCAAAAAGGCGGAGAAGGAAAAACAACGACTTCTTTGAATCTTGCCATGGGATTGGCACGTCGAAATCTTAAGACCCTTCTCATCGATATGGATCCTCAGGCAAATTCCACAGGAATATTTCTGAATCCAGAGACGGTCGAAAAAGACCTCGCCCATCTTTTCCAAAACTCAGCCAATCTCAAAGAAATCATCGCACCTGCGTATAACGAGCATTTGTGGATAGCGCCGTCTAGCATGCGTTTGGCGGAAATGGAAACAGTATCCGTCAACTCTGTGGAGGCCCCCTATATTCTCAGAGACTCACTATCCGGAATTAAGGATTTTGACTTTGTCATCATTGATTGTCCCCCTTCTCTTTCCATTTTCACAGTAAACAGTTTAGTGGCTGCCAACTACGTTCTCATCCCTCTCCAAGCCGAAAAGTTTTCAATGGATGGGATCATGGGGCTACAGCAAACGATTTCTTCGATCAAAAAGAGAATCAACCCGGACCTGGAAATCTTGGGAGCTCTCATCACCCAACTAAAACCCCAGACCCTCCTGACAAAAACCATCCTCCCGGTTTTGACAAAATATTTCCGAATTTTCGACCACACCATTTCTGATGGAGTGGCGATCGGAGAAAGCCATCTTGCAAAAAAATCTGTTTTTGATTACAACAAAACTTCAAGGCAATCTCAAGAGTATGAGGGTTTTATCGAGGAGGTCTTAAATGAGCTCAAAAAGTAA
- a CDS encoding helix-turn-helix domain-containing protein, with protein sequence MTDIIDSGVWAGLSHAAKTLYPVLLKFSDYNFKPVWPNTETLMRLTGFKTKKSIVSAKKELTQAGLLYQVPGSGRTSTRYHFSFHYEGSRITPLGDTNFTPRDSETGTPEGAKQAGKGGADGTPNHINITISNTNNVPATPAALEMEREKEGKKGFENLVALFGPEIALEAYKKAVSLHMESDNTYLQSLCRELVSKQRQEVLKTEQKIPMEDGLSHPASWAGFLSWASKELTQSSWNQLERMQVQMDGNVIVIGSPLQGHLRQIVQMYFTERVKPTVLVVFSEKEEGSRLSEIR encoded by the coding sequence ATGACCGACATCATAGATTCTGGTGTTTGGGCGGGCCTATCCCATGCCGCCAAAACTCTCTACCCAGTTCTATTAAAATTCAGTGATTACAATTTTAAACCGGTATGGCCTAACACCGAGACATTGATGCGACTCACTGGCTTCAAAACCAAAAAATCCATTGTCTCTGCGAAAAAAGAACTCACGCAGGCGGGCCTACTCTACCAAGTTCCGGGGAGCGGCAGGACCTCAACCAGGTATCATTTTTCCTTCCACTATGAGGGTTCCAGGATTACCCCTCTGGGGGATACAAACTTCACCCCCAGAGATTCCGAGACGGGTACCCCTGAGGGTGCGAAACAGGCAGGTAAGGGGGGTGCAGATGGGACCCCTAACCATATTAATATAACTATATCTAATACAAACAATGTACCGGCAACGCCGGCTGCCTTGGAAATGGAGAGAGAAAAAGAAGGTAAAAAAGGATTCGAAAACCTTGTTGCCCTTTTCGGTCCTGAAATTGCGTTAGAAGCCTATAAAAAAGCAGTTTCATTGCATATGGAATCAGACAACACATACCTCCAGTCCCTCTGCCGAGAGTTGGTCTCTAAACAGCGACAAGAAGTGCTTAAAACTGAGCAAAAAATTCCAATGGAGGATGGCCTGTCTCACCCTGCTTCTTGGGCTGGATTTCTTTCTTGGGCGAGTAAGGAATTGACCCAATCTTCCTGGAACCAATTGGAAAGAATGCAGGTGCAGATGGATGGGAATGTCATTGTCATAGGCTCTCCCCTCCAAGGACATTTGCGCCAAATTGTACAAATGTATTTTACAGAGCGGGTCAAACCAACAGTCCTTGTTGTGTTTTCAGAAAAGGAAGAAGGCTCACGCCTCAGTGAAATTCGATAG